One Glycine max cultivar Williams 82 chromosome 3, Glycine_max_v4.0, whole genome shotgun sequence DNA window includes the following coding sequences:
- the LOC100775432 gene encoding uncharacterized protein, translating into MCIIMNKAHVLLVLVILIASSVAEKPSVVEARTLSLTSSHQGYSKIFATLGIVCKCCDGVEGGACTSTWTESCSNLQCSPWKSHS; encoded by the exons ATGTGTATCATAATGAATAAGGCTCATGTGTTGTTGGTGTTGGTAATCTTGATTGCTTCATCAGTGGCAGAGAAGCCTTCTGTTGTGGAAGCAAGGACACTTTCCTTAACATCATCTCATCAAG GGTACTCAAAGATTTTTGCCACGCTTGGAATTGTTTGCAAGTGTTGTGATGGGGTTGAAGGTGGTGCCTGCACAAGCACATGGACAGAGTCTTGCTCTAACCTGCAGTGTTCCCCTTGGAAATCACACTCATGA